One Polypterus senegalus isolate Bchr_013 chromosome 10, ASM1683550v1, whole genome shotgun sequence DNA segment encodes these proteins:
- the znf668 gene encoding zinc finger protein 668, whose amino-acid sequence MASPKPEPVTEFETVAKQEEEYCDEDKKDTPPPLPSAKGKRAKPSRNFKCSACRKFFPSLSQLHSHRASHSKERQHRCTQCSKAFESRAQLSKHLRSHSSDRPYQCSLCHKAYKTAVELRNHSRSHTGEKPFICVECGKAFMQSICLRIHMTQHTGERPHVCNQCSKSYPTLSKLKVHQRTHTGEKPYECAECGKGFADPSVYRKHRRNHQGHRPYVCSQCGKTYTELKDLKNHQRSHTGEKPYLCSDCGKAFSRSSSLACHLRIHSESKPYKCTQCGKDFTQLSSYQSHLRTHSGEKPFLCPQCGKMFSDPSSFRRHQRAHSGVKPYQCDKCEKRFRQPADLAVHQRIHSGQRPYKCQNCDKAFVASWDLRRHMLVHSGQRPFSCLECGKAFPERSSLNKHLRVHSGERPFKCSLCCKAFVVSSSLRKHERTHVIDKLITDPASAGGNEVALVSLDEPAPVDETPPPADGGKFSCDHCDAVFDVWTSLRSHERIHSMEATSSCAHCGAIFSTLAELRKHEKTHPQPRSHTCNTCGKAFLNKAGLRKHERIHSTERPHTCSLCGKGFLFPAYLRKHEKTHKDGSLDVLPDATNHLPLVQSQAGITTTIPVSISTFQSLATATAVYLDKASEVQWEDVEVHKVTEDFSKHCEEPK is encoded by the coding sequence ATGGCATCTCCAAAGCCTGAGCCTGTTACAGAGTTTGAGACAGTCGCCAAACAGGAGGAAGAGTACTGTGATGAAGACAAAAAGGACACTCCTCCACCTCTACCATCGGCCAAGGGCAAGCGGGCCAAGCCAAGTCGGAACTTCAAGTGTTCGGCCTGCCGCAAATTTTTTCCGAGCTTGTCACAGCTCCACTCTCACCGCGCTTCTCATTCCAAGGAGCGCCAGCACCGCTGCACTcagtgcagcaaagcatttgagaGCAGGGCCCAGCTGTCCAAACATCTGCGCTCGCACTCCTCGGACCGACCCTACCAATGCTCGCTGTGCCACAAGGCCTACAAAACAGCAGTAGAGCTTCGTAACCACTCGCGGAGTCACACTGGCGAGAAACCCTTCATCTGTGTAGAATGTGGCAAGGCCTTCATGCAGTCTATCTGCTTGCGTATCCATATGACCCAGCACACGGGTGAACGGCCCCATGTGTGCAACCAGTGCTCCAAAAGTTACCCTACGTTGTCCAAGCTCAAGGTCCATCAGCGCACACATACAGGAGAGAAACCCTATGAATGTGCTGAATGTGGAAAGGGCTTTGCTGACCCATCTGTGTACAGGAAACACCGCAGGAATCATCAGGGTCACCGGCCCTATGTGTGCAGCCAGTGCGGCAAGACCTACACTGAACTGAAGGACCTGAAGAACCACCAGAGGTCGCACACTGGGGAGAAGCCGTACCTCTGCTCGGACTGTGGCAAGGCCTTCTCCCGCTCCTCTTCTTTGGCCTGCCACTTGCGCATTCACTCCGAGAGCAAGCCATACAAGTGCACGCAGTGCGGCAAGGACTTCACCCAACTTTCCTCATATCAGAGCCACCTGCGCACGCATTCTGGCGAGAAGCCCTTTCTCTGTCCCCAGTGTGGCAAGATGTTCTCTGACCCTTCCAGCTTTCGCCGGCATCAGCGAGCTCACTCGGGTGTTAAGCCCTATCAGTGCGACAAATGTGAGAAGCGTTTCCGGCAGCCGGCTGACCTGGCAGTCCACCAAAGAATCCACTCCGGACAGCGACCTTACAAGTGCCAGAACTGTGATAAAGCCTTTGTGGCTTCTTGGGATCTCCGGCGCCACATGCTGGTTCATAGTGGTCAGCGACCCTTCTCTTGCCTCGAGTGtgggaaagccttcccagaacgTTCAAGCTTAAACAAGCACCTGCGGGTTCACTCCGGAGAGAGACCTTTCAAGTGCAGCCTGTGTTGTAAGGCTTTTGTCGTCTCATCCAGCTTACGCAAACATGAGAGGACGCATGTCATCGACAAGCTAATTACTGACCCCGCATCAGCAGGTGGGAATGAAGTAGCATTGGTCAGTTTGGATGAACCAGCCCCCGTGGATGAGACCCCACCCCCCGCCGATGGCGGCAAGTTTTCGTGTGATCATTGCGATGCTGTTTTCGATGTCTGGACCTCTCTACGGTCTCATGAGCGCATCCATTCCATGGAGGCAACTTCCTCCTGTGCTCACTGTGGTGCCATCTTCAGCACTCTGGCAGAGCTGCGGAAGCACGAAAAGACACACCCCCAGCCAAGAAGCCACACCTGCAACACGTGTGGCAAGGCATTCCTTAACAAGGCCGGGCTTCGCAAGCACGAAAGGATCCACTCAACCGAACGGCCACACACCTGCTCCCTCTGCGGCAAAGGTTTCCTGTTCCCGGCCTATCTGCGCAAGCATGAAAAAACCCACAAGGATGGGTCCTTAGATGTCCTTCCTGACGCCACCAACCACCTGCCTCTGGTCCAGTCACAGGCTGGAATCACCACCACCATCCCAGTTTCCATTAGCACTTTCCAGAGTTTAGCCACTGCAACCGCTGTGTACCTGGACAAGGCGTCCGAAGTGCAGTGGGAGGATGTTGAAGTCCATAAAGTGACTGAAGACTTTAGCAAACACTGTGAGGAGCCCAAGTGA